caggtgaacggcctctccacagtgtgaatttgctggtgcctcagcaggtcgaCTGAccaagtgaatctcttcccacaatcggagcaggtgaacggcctctccccattgtgaactcgctggtgtgccagcaggctggatgaccgagtgaatcgtttcccacaattggagcaggtgaatggcctcttcccattatgaactcgctgatgtgtttccagctgggacgggtagttgaaacgttttccACGGTCTCCACAGTTACACAGTTTtttcccagtgtgactgcacttgtgtctctccaggttggatgatcggctgaagccttgtccacacacagagcacgtgtgcagtttctctccgctgtgaacagtgctttttgcttccatggtcaaagaccgatgatattcaggtcccgatgaattgAATGACTCagtcagatcttaatgtgatgtttggtttgagccactGGTCAACAAATCCTCtccgtttaataccctgtaaagtgaatttcaaatagGAAAAAGGTTggatgagagagaacccacaaaaacacaaaggcaggttgtgaaattgagctgaatgaacctggctatttgtgcagCCGTCAGCAGAAAAAAGAGTGAGCATGAAAGCTGTCGGATTGTGataataacccaactggtcactaatgtccttcagggacaggaactcaccacctggtctgggcctacacaagactctggcctctatgggaggagggagaggtgggcgggcCGAAGGGGAGGGACTTTATACATCTGCAAGTCGACCAGAACATGGACAgaatctcccaaacccacaacctctcccaTCTCGATGGACCAGGGCACAGGTGCATGGGAAATCCATCACATCCAAGTTGCCCTgctagtctcacaccatcctgacttgggcatatatcgccgttcctacatcgtcactgggtgaaaatcctggaactcctcaactaacagcattgtgggaggaacttcaccacacgggctgcagcggttcgagaaggcccaccatcatctTGTCAACGAgaaaatggaaattggaaatatattctggacTTACTAGCGGCAACAACATCCCAAGAATGGGTTAAAACAAATCTGAACATTGAACGCctctacagaaatacttgttcctaacaCAATACTCTTCTACATTTTGCGGGCCGTGTATGTTTCACAACCAAATCCAGCCGagaatccaccgccgttgacagtctctcatcggaaattgttgggcccGACTGGGCTTAGAGGTACTGGGggtaaacccagcagcttctccccgccccctctccactccagctcaaactgatgcaacaaacagacccacacaggaggccagggagcaacTTCCGCATCCAACGCCCACCTTGATACAGAGCGattctggattggtcgctctgtgtttccattaTCGATGCACTTCAGatcagtatatgagggagaaggaaacagaggcttatgctgatagttagaaccatagaatcagagaatggttacagcgcggaagaagaccattcggcccatcgatcccaagtcagttctctgcaagagcatctcagctactTCCACTACCCCGCCCTTacctcacagccctgcaaatgtttttatttgaggaacttatccaactcccttttgaaactgtgattgagtctgcctccaccaccctttcagaccgtgCATTCTAGATATTAACCATTCACTACGCAAAAGGCTTTTTtcttgtgttgcctttggttcttttgacaatcgccttaatctgtgtactctggttcttgacccttctgccaatgggaacagtatctctctatctactctggcaagacccctcttaattttgaacacctctatcaaatctcctctcaatcttccctgctcgaaggagaacatacgaacataagaagtaAGAACTggaatagaccatttggctcctcgagcctgctccatcattaataagattatggctgacctgatcatggactcagctccacttccctcccattCCCCATAAAGCTTTACTcccatattgctcaaaaatctgtctatctccaccttccagcaggaagtgcagtgcaaggaaaggagtgcaggtgtcccctgctgtcatccccctgcaaaacagatgcaccgttttgagtactgttgaggggaatgactcatcaggggtgggcagcagcagccaagttcatggcaccgtggctggctctgctgcaaaggagggcaggaagaagagtgggagagcgatagtgacaggggattcgattgtaaggggaatagataggcgtttctgcggccgcaaccgagacaccaggatggtatgttgcctcacttgtgcaagggtcaaggatgtctcggagcgggtgcaggacattctgaaaagggagggtgaacagccagttgtcgtggtgcacattggtaccaacgatataggtaaaaaaaagggatgtggtcgtacgagacgaatttaaggagctaggagctaaattaaaacgtcggacgtaaaaagtagtaatctcgggattgctaccagtgccacgtgctaatcagagtaagaatcgcaggatagctcagatgaatacatggcttgagtagtggtgcagcaggtaggggttcaaatttctggggcattggaaccggttctgggggacgtgggactagtacaaaccggatggtctgcacctgggcaggaccggaaccaatgtcctagggggagtgtttgcgagtgctgtcggggaggagttaaactaatatggcagggggatgggaaccaatgcagggagaaagagggaaacaaaaaggagacaaaagcaaaagacagaaaggagatgagtaaaagtggagggcagagaaacccaaggcaaaaaacaaaaagggccactgtacagcaaaattctaaatgatcTAAGTCtaaaaaaaggcaagcatgaaagttcggtgcctcaatgcaaggagtattcggaacacaggagagggctctgagctagttcgaatgggtgagagcagagatgaacaggatcccaagaaagaatgcaaagggcaggaagcaacagagtagagtagcactggggtaagtgtaaacgacaaggtgataggaagggacaatatgtatgaatataaaggggctgcaggaggagtcaaaactaaaaatcatggtttaaaaactagtattaaaacactttacctaaacgcacgcaacattcgaaataaagtaaatgagttgacggcacaaatcattacaaatgggtatgatttggtggccattacaggaacgtggttgcacggtggccaagactgggaattaaacatgcaggggtatctgacaattctgaaagatagacaagaagggaaaggagctggggtagctcttttaataaaagatgatatcagggcagttgtgagagacgatattggctctaatgaacaaaatgttgaatcattgtggatggagattagagatagtaaggggaaaaagtcactcgtGGGCGTAGTTTATtggaccccaaataataacttctcggtggggcgggcaataatcaagggaataatggaggcatgtgaaaaaggaacggcagtaatcatgggggattttaaaatGCATATCGATTgcgcaaatcaaatcgcacggggtagcgttGACGAGGAActcataaaatgcatacgggattatttcttagaacagtatgttacagatcctacaagggagcaagtgatcttagatctgctcctgtgtagTGAGAcaaaaataataaacgatctcatagtaaaagatcctctcggaatgagtgttcacagtatggttgaatttgtaatacggattgagggtgaggaagtagtgtctcaaatgagtgtactatgcttaaacaaaggggactacagtgggatgagggcagagttggctaaaatagacgggaaacacagactaaacagtggcacaattgaggaacagtg
This DNA window, taken from Pristiophorus japonicus isolate sPriJap1 chromosome 25, sPriJap1.hap1, whole genome shotgun sequence, encodes the following:
- the LOC139238106 gene encoding zinc finger protein 35-like, which translates into the protein MEAKSTVHSGEKLHTCSVCGQGFSRSSNLERHKCSHTGKKLCNCGDRGKRFNYPSQLETHQRVHNGKRPFTCSNCGKRFTRSSSLLAHQRVHNGERPFTCSDCGKRFTWSVDLLRHQQIHTVERPFTCSDCGKGFTQSSNLLAHQRVHTGERPFTCSDCGKGLTQSSNLLTHQRVHTGEKPFICSECGKGFSHSFHLLRHQHIHTRERPFTCSECGKGFTHSSHLLTHQHIHTGERPFTCSEC